From Streptomyces yatensis, one genomic window encodes:
- a CDS encoding type I polyketide synthase produces the protein MRVTLMENERLERENANIRRGLSEPIAIVGMACRLPGGVTTPEELWDLVASGGDAVGGFPEDRGWDLENLFDPDPDHPGTSYVREGGFLRDAGEFDAGFFGISPREALAMDPQQRIMLETSWEAFERAGIDPTALRGKDIGVFSGVTYHSYGSGARVPEELEAVMGTGTSASVLSGRVSYALGFEGPSVAVDTACSSSLVALHLAVQALRLGECSMALAGGVTVMANPGIFVGFSRQRGLSKDGRCRAFAAAADGTGFSEGAGVLLVERLSDAERLGHRVLAVVRGSAVNQDGASNGLTAPNGPSQQRVIRQALSSAGLVAADVDAVEAHGTGTALGDPIEAQALLDTYGQDRPEGRPLWLGSLKSNIGHAQAAAGVAGVIKMVLALRRGVLPRTLHVDERSAQVDWSAGAVELLAEERAWPEVGRPRRAGVSGFGVSGTNAHVILEQAPEVATEVAPVMEVPGGVVPLVVSGRGGAGLRGQARRLVEYVRAHPDVSVGELGAGLAVGRAALSDRAVVVAGDRVEALAGLAAVAEGSGAGKADVRGRVAFVFPGQGAQWVGMGAELLESCGVFAEGLRECAGVLDPLTGWSLVDVVRGVGGGVSLDRVDVVQPVSFAVMVALARVWRWFGVEPAAVVGHSQGEIAAACVAGGLSLEDAARVVVLRSRAIAAGLSGRGGMVSLAVGVEKAESLVSRWSGRVEVAAVNGPSSVVVAGEVEALRELVDECKGEEMRARWVDVDYASHTAQVEAVEEELALSLSQVRPVSSRIPFFSTVEAGWLDTAELDTGYWYRNLRSSVRFAPSIDQLLEEGFAAFVEVSAHPVLTMSIEAAAEQADAGPVVVTGTLRRDEGGMRRVLTSLSEAYVRGVRVDWTALLGDIPAHAALELPTYAFQHQHYWLKSAAPADAGSIDDQLPGMAELPAETGMLITRLLGESAPEQERILLETVRQETASVLGHPSLDAIEPDMVFNQIGFDSATAVQLRNRLNALTDRTLPTTLLFDYPTPLILAAFLRDELIGDTAAPEEVPGPPSALAAVSTEPVAIVGMACRLPGGVSTPEELWDLVIHGRDGVSDFPVNRGWDLENLFHPDPDHPGTSYAHQGGFLHDAGEFDAGFFGISPREALAVDPQQRLMLETSWEALERAGIDPTTLRGKDVGVFSGVTYHNYGSGVEPVPAELEGMLGLGASASVLSGRVSYALGFEGPSVAVDTACSSSLVALHLAAQALRAGECSIALAGGVTVMPTPGIFIAFSRQRGMSVDGRCKSFAASADGTGWAEGVGVLALERLSDAERNGHQVLAVVRGSAVNQDGASNGLTAPNGPSQQRVIRQALAGAGVSAAEVDVIEAHGTGTALGDPIEAQAVLATYGQDRERPLLMGSLKSNIGHAQAAAGVAGVIKMVLALRHGIAPRTLHVDEPTPQVDWSAGAVELLTEERVWPEVGRPRRAGVSAFGVSGTNAHVILEQAAPTATEPADPVMSWPKGVPVPLVVSGRGAAGLAAQARRLRSFVAAEPQLDVSELGFALGCGRAALSDRAVVVAGDRAEALAGLGAVVRGESSAGVVSGAVVRGRLGVLFAGQGCQRVGMGRGLYEVFPVFREAFDVVCEALDRELGAGGVSGSVREVVFGDGELLERTVFAQAGLFAVEVGLFRLVESWGVVVDVVGGHSVGEVAAAYVAGVVSLADAAVLVAARGRLMEALPEGGAMVAVGAGEEEVRPLLVAGVDIAAVNGPAAVVLSGDEEPVLRVAEKLSARGCRTRRLAVSHAFHSAHMEPMLEEFRAAIADLSFSAPVISLVSNVTGALADAETVCSPEYWVEHVRSAVRFSDGVRALADYGVSAYLELAPDAVLSAMVGDCLPEESAAAESVVVPSLRREGDEVRALLSAAAQLHVAGVRIDFGALFGATALPSHISELPTYAFQREHYWLVGDGRGVGDVASAGLTGVGHPLLGAVTEVPGSGEVLFTSRLSLGSHGWLADHVAAGAVLLPGAAFVELVVRAGDEVGCGGVEELVMEAPLVLAEGGAVQVRVSVGEVDEGGRRGVRVYSRAEDAGVGAAWVRHATGTVRPAEGISVPDAGLSVWPPVGAVAVDRAEVEGLYDGLEQVGYRYGPVFQGVRAAWRSDGAVYAEVALPEEHRVRAAGFGLHPALLDAAMHTIAFHDRDEADAELVLPFAYREVALHTSGASSLRVRVTPAGPNTMTLDLADESGTPVASVGSVVSRPVSPEQFGTAATADRMFRVAWEELPVRPGGTTVEPVTVVDAEDIHCLATTSEASPPDVLVLDLGGGVGGGAGSGTGDGTADVRELTGRALRVVQAWLAEPSLASSRLVVVTRGGVAVREADTADPAVAAVWGLMGSAQAENPGRILLLDIDQETIPVAFLPAMLAGDQHQLALREATCFTRHLTRVVDVPEPGTGVVGPDGTVLVTGGTGALGAVVARHLVAVHGVRSLVLASRNGPGAAGAAELEAELVKAGARVRIVACDVADRDAVAGLLDVIPEDAPLSGVVHTAGVLDDGVLTALTPERMDAVFQSKVDGALHLHELTRGLNLHLSAFVLFSSAAGTLGNAGQGNYAAANAYLDALAHQRQAQGLPAVSLAWGMWQQAAGTGMTGRLGEADQRRMTRGGVAPLSPAEGMELFDAALRTAEPTVLPIKLDLGALRTQAADGAVPPLLRTLVPPVRRAARAPADEELVTGRLAGAAPEEQERILLDMVQQEAARVLGHSAAATLDPDVLFTEIGLDSLMAVELRDRLAKRTALRLPPSFVFDHPTLRMLARQLREELEKADADASPGGARE, from the coding sequence CTGCGTGTCACGCTCATGGAGAACGAGCGGCTCGAGCGGGAGAACGCCAACATACGCCGTGGCCTGTCGGAGCCGATCGCGATCGTGGGGATGGCGTGCCGGTTGCCGGGTGGGGTGACCACGCCGGAGGAGCTGTGGGACCTGGTGGCCTCTGGTGGTGACGCGGTCGGTGGGTTTCCGGAGGACCGTGGGTGGGATCTGGAGAACCTCTTCGACCCGGATCCGGATCACCCGGGCACCAGCTATGTCCGCGAGGGTGGCTTTCTGCGTGATGCGGGGGAGTTCGACGCGGGTTTCTTCGGGATCTCGCCGCGTGAGGCGCTGGCGATGGATCCCCAGCAGCGCATCATGCTCGAGACCTCCTGGGAGGCGTTCGAGCGCGCCGGGATCGACCCGACGGCGCTGCGCGGCAAGGACATCGGCGTCTTCTCCGGGGTGACGTATCACAGCTACGGCTCCGGAGCGCGGGTCCCCGAGGAGCTCGAGGCGGTCATGGGCACGGGCACCTCGGCGAGCGTCCTGTCGGGGCGGGTGTCCTATGCGCTGGGCTTCGAGGGTCCGTCGGTCGCGGTGGACACGGCGTGTTCCTCGTCGCTGGTGGCCTTGCATCTGGCCGTACAGGCACTGCGGTTGGGCGAGTGCTCGATGGCGCTGGCCGGAGGGGTGACCGTCATGGCCAACCCCGGTATCTTCGTCGGCTTCTCGCGTCAGCGCGGGTTGTCCAAGGACGGCCGTTGCAGGGCGTTCGCGGCCGCGGCGGACGGCACCGGCTTCTCCGAGGGCGCGGGTGTGCTGCTGGTGGAGCGGTTGTCGGATGCGGAGCGTCTTGGTCATCGGGTGTTGGCGGTGGTGCGGGGCAGTGCGGTGAATCAGGATGGTGCGTCAAATGGGTTGACGGCGCCGAATGGTCCGTCGCAGCAGCGTGTCATCCGGCAGGCGTTGAGCAGCGCCGGGCTGGTGGCGGCGGACGTGGACGCGGTCGAGGCCCATGGGACGGGCACGGCCCTGGGCGACCCCATCGAGGCGCAGGCGCTCTTGGACACGTATGGCCAGGATCGGCCTGAGGGGCGTCCGTTGTGGTTGGGGTCGTTGAAGTCGAATATTGGTCATGCGCAGGCGGCTGCGGGTGTGGCTGGTGTGATCAAGATGGTGTTGGCGTTGCGGCGTGGGGTGTTGCCGAGGACGTTGCATGTGGATGAGCGGTCGGCGCAGGTGGATTGGTCGGCGGGTGCGGTGGAGCTGCTGGCCGAGGAGCGGGCGTGGCCGGAGGTGGGGCGTCCGCGGCGGGCCGGGGTGTCGGGGTTTGGTGTCAGTGGGACGAACGCGCATGTGATTTTGGAGCAGGCTCCGGAGGTGGCCACTGAGGTGGCGCCGGTGATGGAGGTGCCGGGTGGTGTGGTGCCGTTGGTGGTGTCGGGGCGTGGTGGTGCGGGGTTGCGGGGGCAGGCGCGGCGGTTGGTGGAGTACGTGCGGGCGCATCCGGACGTGAGTGTTGGGGAGTTGGGTGCGGGGCTGGCCGTTGGCCGCGCGGCGTTGTCCGATCGTGCGGTGGTGGTGGCGGGGGATCGGGTTGAGGCGTTGGCGGGGCTGGCGGCGGTTGCGGAGGGCAGCGGGGCGGGAAAGGCGGATGTCCGGGGTCGGGTGGCGTTTGTTTTCCCTGGTCAGGGGGCGCAGTGGGTGGGTATGGGTGCGGAGTTGCTGGAGTCGTGTGGAGTGTTCGCGGAGGGGTTGCGGGAGTGTGCGGGGGTGTTGGACCCGCTGACCGGGTGGTCGCTGGTGGATGTGGTGCGGGGTGTGGGGGGTGGGGTGTCGTTGGATCGGGTGGATGTGGTGCAGCCGGTGTCGTTTGCGGTGATGGTGGCGTTGGCGCGGGTGTGGCGGTGGTTTGGGGTGGAGCCTGCGGCGGTGGTGGGTCATTCGCAGGGGGAGATTGCGGCGGCGTGTGTGGCGGGTGGGTTGTCGTTGGAGGATGCGGCGCGGGTGGTGGTGTTGCGGAGTCGAGCGATCGCGGCGGGATTGTCGGGTCGTGGGGGGATGGTGTCGCTGGCAGTGGGGGTGGAGAAGGCGGAGTCGCTGGTGTCCCGTTGGTCGGGGCGGGTGGAGGTGGCGGCGGTGAATGGGCCGTCGTCGGTGGTGGTGGCCGGTGAGGTGGAGGCCCTGCGGGAGCTGGTGGACGAGTGCAAGGGGGAGGAGATGCGCGCGCGGTGGGTCGATGTCGATTACGCCTCGCATACAGCGCAGGTGGAGGCGGTGGAGGAGGAGCTTGCCCTGTCGTTGTCGCAGGTCCGGCCGGTGTCGTCCCGTATCCCGTTCTTCTCCACGGTGGAGGCGGGGTGGCTGGACACGGCGGAGCTGGACACGGGGTATTGGTATCGGAATCTGCGGAGCTCGGTGCGGTTCGCGCCGTCGATTGACCAGTTGCTTGAGGAAGGCTTTGCGGCGTTTGTTGAGGTGAGCGCGCATCCGGTGCTGACGATGAGCATCGAGGCGGCAGCGGAGCAGGCGGATGCCGGACCGGTCGTGGTGACGGGGACGCTCCGCCGGGACGAGGGTGGCATGCGTCGCGTGCTCACGTCCCTGAGTGAGGCGTATGTGCGGGGTGTCCGCGTCGACTGGACCGCGCTGCTCGGCGACATCCCGGCGCATGCCGCGCTGGAGCTCCCCACCTATGCCTTCCAACACCAGCACTACTGGCTCAAGAGCGCCGCTCCTGCCGATGCGGGGTCCATCGACGATCAGCTCCCGGGCATGGCCGAACTGCCCGCCGAGACAGGTATGTTGATCACTCGCCTTCTCGGGGAGTCCGCGCCGGAACAGGAACGCATCCTGCTGGAGACCGTCCGCCAGGAGACCGCAAGCGTCTTGGGGCACCCCTCACTGGATGCCATCGAACCGGACATGGTGTTCAACCAGATCGGGTTCGACTCGGCCACCGCCGTGCAGTTGCGCAACCGCCTGAACGCACTCACCGACCGGACTCTGCCGACCACTCTGCTCTTCGACTACCCCACGCCCCTGATTCTCGCCGCCTTCCTCCGTGACGAGCTCATCGGGGACACGGCGGCCCCGGAGGAGGTACCGGGCCCGCCATCAGCGCTCGCGGCCGTGTCGACTGAGCCGGTGGCGATCGTGGGCATGGCGTGTCGGCTGCCGGGTGGAGTCTCCACTCCGGAAGAGCTGTGGGACCTGGTGATTCATGGGCGGGACGGGGTCAGCGACTTCCCGGTGAACCGTGGCTGGGATCTGGAGAATCTGTTCCACCCGGACCCGGACCACCCCGGCACCAGCTATGCGCACCAAGGCGGGTTTCTGCACGATGCCGGGGAATTCGATGCGGGCTTCTTCGGGATCTCGCCGCGTGAGGCGCTGGCCGTGGACCCCCAACAGCGTCTGATGCTGGAGACCTCGTGGGAAGCGCTGGAACGCGCCGGGATCGACCCGACCACCCTGCGGGGCAAGGACGTGGGTGTCTTCTCCGGGGTGACGTACCACAACTACGGGTCGGGTGTGGAGCCGGTTCCCGCCGAGCTCGAGGGCATGCTGGGGCTCGGCGCCTCGGCGAGCGTGCTGTCAGGGAGGGTGTCCTATGCGCTGGGCTTCGAGGGGCCCTCGGTCGCGGTGGACACTGCATGCTCCTCGTCCCTGGTGGCGTTGCATCTGGCGGCGCAGGCGCTGCGAGCGGGTGAGTGTTCGATCGCACTGGCCGGCGGTGTCACGGTGATGCCGACTCCCGGCATCTTCATCGCCTTCTCGCGCCAGCGCGGGATGTCGGTCGACGGCCGGTGCAAGTCCTTCGCCGCCTCGGCCGACGGTACGGGCTGGGCCGAGGGTGTGGGTGTGCTGGCGCTGGAGCGACTGTCGGACGCGGAGCGGAACGGCCACCAAGTGCTGGCGGTGGTGCGGGGAAGCGCGGTGAACCAGGACGGTGCGTCGAACGGTCTGACGGCGCCGAACGGACCGTCACAGCAGCGCGTCATCCGCCAGGCGCTGGCCGGCGCGGGTGTGTCGGCCGCCGAGGTGGATGTGATCGAGGCGCATGGCACCGGCACGGCGCTGGGTGATCCGATCGAGGCGCAGGCGGTGTTGGCCACGTACGGTCAGGATCGTGAGCGGCCGCTGCTGATGGGGTCGTTGAAATCGAATATTGGTCATGCGCAGGCGGCCGCGGGTGTGGCTGGTGTGATCAAGATGGTGTTGGCGCTGCGGCATGGCATCGCCCCTCGAACGTTGCATGTGGATGAGCCGACGCCGCAGGTGGATTGGTCGGCGGGTGCGGTGGAGCTGCTGACCGAAGAGCGGGTGTGGCCGGAGGTGGGGCGTCCGCGTCGGGCCGGGGTGTCCGCGTTCGGAGTCAGTGGCACCAACGCCCACGTCATCCTGGAACAGGCGGCTCCGACGGCGACCGAGCCGGCCGATCCGGTGATGTCCTGGCCGAAGGGTGTCCCGGTACCACTGGTGGTGTCCGGTCGAGGCGCCGCAGGGCTCGCCGCCCAGGCGCGACGGCTACGGTCCTTTGTCGCGGCTGAGCCGCAGCTCGACGTGAGTGAACTCGGCTTCGCGTTGGGTTGTGGTCGGGCGGCGTTGTCGGATCGTGCGGTGGTGGTGGCGGGGGATCGGGCGGAGGCGTTGGCGGGGTTGGGTGCGGTGGTGCGGGGTGAGTCGTCTGCGGGTGTGGTGTCGGGTGCGGTGGTGCGTGGTCGGTTGGGGGTGTTGTTCGCTGGTCAGGGGTGTCAGCGGGTGGGGATGGGGCGTGGGTTGTATGAGGTGTTCCCCGTGTTCCGGGAGGCTTTTGATGTGGTGTGTGAGGCGTTGGACCGGGAGTTGGGTGCGGGTGGTGTGTCGGGTTCGGTGCGGGAGGTGGTGTTCGGGGATGGGGAGCTGTTGGAGCGGACGGTGTTTGCTCAGGCGGGGTTGTTTGCGGTGGAGGTGGGGTTGTTCCGGTTGGTGGAGTCGTGGGGTGTGGTGGTGGATGTGGTGGGTGGGCATTCGGTGGGTGAGGTGGCGGCGGCGTATGTGGCGGGTGTGGTGTCGTTGGCGGATGCGGCGGTGTTGGTGGCGGCGCGGGGTCGGTTGATGGAGGCGCTGCCGGAGGGCGGTGCGATGGTGGCGGTGGGCGCGGGTGAGGAGGAGGTGCGGCCGCTGCTGGTGGCAGGGGTGGACATAGCGGCAGTGAACGGGCCTGCGGCCGTGGTCCTTTCCGGCGATGAGGAGCCGGTGTTGCGGGTGGCGGAAAAGCTATCGGCGCGGGGGTGTCGGACGAGGCGGCTGGCGGTTTCGCATGCGTTCCACTCGGCCCATATGGAGCCGATGCTGGAGGAGTTCCGGGCAGCGATCGCTGATCTGTCGTTCTCAGCGCCGGTGATCTCCTTGGTGTCGAACGTGACGGGTGCGTTGGCGGATGCGGAGACGGTGTGCTCGCCGGAGTACTGGGTGGAACATGTGCGTTCGGCCGTGCGGTTCTCGGATGGAGTGCGAGCACTCGCCGACTACGGAGTGAGCGCGTATCTGGAGCTCGCGCCGGACGCGGTGTTGTCCGCGATGGTCGGTGACTGTCTGCCGGAGGAGTCGGCGGCCGCGGAGTCCGTGGTGGTGCCGTCCCTGCGGCGGGAGGGCGATGAGGTCCGTGCGCTGTTGTCCGCCGCCGCCCAACTCCATGTGGCAGGCGTACGCATCGACTTCGGTGCCCTGTTCGGTGCGACGGCTCTGCCCTCCCATATTTCGGAGCTGCCGACGTATGCGTTCCAGCGGGAGCATTACTGGTTGGTCGGGGACGGCCGCGGGGTCGGTGATGTGGCGTCTGCCGGGTTGACGGGCGTCGGCCATCCACTATTGGGCGCCGTGACGGAGGTGCCGGGTTCGGGCGAGGTGTTGTTCACGTCGCGGTTGTCGTTGGGGTCGCATGGGTGGCTGGCTGATCATGTGGCCGCGGGTGCGGTGTTGTTGCCGGGTGCGGCGTTTGTGGAGTTGGTGGTGCGGGCCGGGGATGAGGTCGGGTGTGGTGGGGTGGAGGAGTTGGTGATGGAGGCTCCGCTGGTGTTGGCGGAGGGTGGGGCGGTGCAGGTGCGGGTGAGTGTGGGGGAGGTCGATGAGGGTGGTCGGCGTGGGGTGCGGGTGTATTCACGGGCGGAGGACGCTGGCGTAGGCGCTGCGTGGGTGCGGCATGCCACCGGGACGGTGCGTCCTGCGGAGGGGATCTCCGTCCCCGACGCGGGGCTGTCGGTGTGGCCTCCGGTGGGTGCGGTGGCGGTGGATCGGGCAGAGGTGGAGGGCCTGTACGACGGTCTGGAACAGGTGGGCTATCGGTATGGGCCGGTGTTTCAGGGGGTGCGGGCGGCGTGGCGGTCGGATGGTGCGGTGTATGCGGAGGTGGCGCTGCCGGAGGAGCACCGGGTCCGGGCGGCGGGGTTCGGACTGCATCCCGCACTCCTCGACGCGGCCATGCACACCATCGCCTTCCACGACCGTGACGAAGCCGATGCGGAACTTGTACTCCCGTTCGCCTATCGAGAGGTGGCGCTGCATACCTCCGGGGCCTCGTCACTGCGCGTACGCGTCACACCGGCCGGCCCGAACACCATGACCCTCGATCTGGCCGATGAGTCCGGTACCCCGGTGGCTTCGGTGGGTTCGGTGGTGTCCCGTCCGGTCAGCCCCGAGCAGTTCGGCACGGCGGCGACGGCGGACCGGATGTTCCGCGTCGCCTGGGAAGAACTGCCGGTTCGGCCGGGCGGCACGACCGTGGAACCCGTAACGGTGGTCGACGCCGAGGACATACACTGCCTGGCCACCACGTCGGAGGCTTCGCCACCAGACGTACTGGTGCTGGACCTCGGCGGCGGCGTCGGCGGTGGCGCAGGCAGTGGCACCGGCGATGGTACGGCCGATGTGCGGGAGCTGACCGGGCGGGCGCTGCGGGTCGTACAGGCGTGGCTGGCCGAGCCCTCGTTGGCGTCCAGCCGGCTGGTCGTGGTGACCCGCGGTGGCGTCGCCGTCCGGGAGGCCGATACGGCCGATCCGGCGGTGGCCGCGGTGTGGGGCCTGATGGGGTCCGCACAAGCGGAGAACCCCGGGCGGATCCTTCTCCTCGACATCGATCAAGAGACGATCCCCGTCGCGTTCCTGCCCGCGATGCTTGCCGGTGACCAGCACCAGTTGGCCTTACGCGAGGCCACCTGCTTCACCCGGCACCTCACCCGTGTCGTGGACGTGCCCGAGCCCGGAACGGGTGTTGTGGGCCCGGATGGGACGGTGTTGGTAACGGGTGGCACGGGCGCGCTGGGTGCGGTGGTGGCGCGGCATCTGGTGGCGGTGCATGGGGTGCGGAGCCTGGTGTTGGCGAGCCGGAACGGGCCTGGGGCCGCTGGCGCCGCCGAGCTGGAGGCGGAGCTGGTGAAGGCGGGTGCACGGGTACGCATCGTGGCGTGTGATGTGGCGGACCGCGACGCGGTGGCCGGGCTGCTTGATGTGATTCCGGAGGATGCCCCGTTGTCGGGGGTGGTGCATACGGCCGGTGTTCTGGACGACGGTGTGCTGACGGCATTGACCCCGGAGCGCATGGACGCCGTATTCCAGTCGAAGGTGGACGGGGCGCTCCATCTGCATGAGCTGACCCGGGGCCTGAATCTGCACCTGTCCGCCTTCGTCCTGTTCTCCTCCGCCGCCGGCACCCTGGGCAACGCGGGCCAGGGCAACTACGCCGCCGCCAACGCCTACCTCGACGCGCTCGCCCATCAGCGCCAGGCGCAGGGACTCCCCGCCGTCTCCCTGGCCTGGGGCATGTGGCAACAGGCCGCCGGAACGGGCATGACCGGCCGCCTCGGCGAGGCCGACCAGCGCCGGATGACACGCGGCGGTGTGGCCCCCTTGTCCCCGGCCGAGGGCATGGAACTCTTCGACGCCGCGCTGCGTACGGCCGAACCCACGGTGCTCCCCATCAAGCTGGACCTCGGCGCGCTCCGAACCCAGGCCGCCGACGGGGCGGTGCCACCGCTGCTGCGCACACTGGTGCCACCGGTCCGGCGAGCCGCTCGGGCCCCTGCGGACGAAGAACTGGTGACCGGCAGGCTGGCCGGGGCGGCGCCCGAGGAGCAGGAGCGGATTCTCCTCGACATGGTTCAGCAGGAGGCCGCCCGGGTCCTGGGGCACTCGGCGGCCGCCACGCTCGACCCCGATGTGCTGTTCACCGAGATCGGCCTGGACTCCCTGATGGCGGTGGAACTCCGCGATCGCCTGGCCAAGCGCACCGCGCTGCGGCTGCCTCCCAGCTTTGTCTTCGACCATCCGACTCTCCGGATGCTGGCCCGTCAACTGCGGGAGGAGCTGGAGAAAGCCGATGCGGACGCTTCTCCCGGAGGCGCCCGGGAGTGA
- a CDS encoding arylamine N-acetyltransferase family protein: MFSTDTYLAHLGFSQPPAPTLPNLRQLHRSHLMAVPYDTNHTHRLSAENMADIDIDKAFEAIVPTGAGGMCLELNTLFARLLRELGYDLDVISGGTYLPGDIFAPDPEHMLMLVRIEGQEWLADVGHAGLCFIEPLRLSEEEVQWQYGCAFRLIRRDGYLVLQAKTLDHDWRTTYRFTTEPRTYDAWAGVGEGNGPAILAAMRRRRRVIDKGQVFFTNNMFTIVEDGHEKVTLLVDPEQRAQVLDTYWDGRD; encoded by the coding sequence ATGTTCAGCACGGACACCTACCTGGCGCATCTGGGGTTTTCCCAGCCGCCCGCCCCCACCCTGCCGAACCTGCGGCAGTTGCACCGCAGCCATCTGATGGCGGTCCCCTACGACACCAACCACACGCACCGCCTGAGCGCGGAGAACATGGCCGACATCGATATCGACAAGGCATTCGAGGCCATCGTGCCGACCGGCGCCGGGGGCATGTGCCTGGAGCTGAACACCCTGTTCGCCCGGCTGCTCCGCGAGCTGGGCTATGACCTGGACGTCATCAGCGGTGGCACGTATCTGCCCGGTGACATCTTCGCCCCCGACCCCGAGCACATGCTGATGCTCGTCCGTATCGAGGGGCAGGAGTGGCTGGCCGACGTGGGGCACGCCGGTCTCTGCTTCATCGAGCCGCTGCGCCTGTCGGAGGAGGAGGTGCAGTGGCAGTACGGCTGCGCGTTCCGGCTGATCCGGCGGGACGGCTATCTCGTACTGCAGGCCAAGACCCTGGACCACGACTGGCGCACCACCTACCGGTTCACCACCGAGCCCCGGACGTATGACGCCTGGGCCGGGGTCGGTGAGGGCAACGGCCCGGCCATCCTGGCGGCGATGCGCCGGCGCCGGCGCGTCATCGACAAGGGGCAGGTCTTCTTCACCAACAACATGTTCACGATCGTGGAGGACGGCCATGAGAAGGTCACCCTCCTCGTCGATCCGGAACAGCGCGCCCAGGTGCTCGACACGTACTGGGACGGTCGCGACTGA
- a CDS encoding LLM class flavin-dependent oxidoreductase — protein sequence MKFGLLYGAQLPRPWTQNSEHRLFNDMLDEIELADRLGFDHVWCPEHHFLEEYSHMSAPEVFLGAVSQRTSRIRIGHAVALMPPRFNPTARVAERIATLDLLSDGRVDFGTGESTTPTELGGFGVERSDKRDQWAEAVDAVARMFVEEPFAGCEGKYVSAPVRNVLPKPRQKPHPPMWMACGNRDAIRIAAAKGLGALNFSFFGPAETKTWVDAYYSGIESADCVPAGFAVNAQIAATIPMFCHQDETTAVERSVDGVQFFNFGLGFYAGFGTAAPGRTRLWEEFQRDRDKRGMGRSSFGKPGMPLGNPARGAVGTPRQIRDFLRLHEEAGLDQAIFLVQGGGTRHEHICESLELFANEVMPEFKERDETAERLKAARLRPAIDAAMARREPPRTADPDYIIPARSQS from the coding sequence ATGAAATTCGGTTTGCTGTACGGGGCGCAGCTGCCCCGCCCCTGGACCCAGAACTCCGAACACCGCCTGTTCAACGACATGTTGGACGAGATCGAGCTGGCCGACCGGCTCGGCTTCGACCATGTGTGGTGTCCTGAACACCACTTCCTGGAGGAGTACTCGCACATGTCCGCGCCCGAGGTGTTCCTCGGCGCGGTCAGCCAGCGCACCAGCCGCATCCGCATCGGCCACGCGGTCGCTCTGATGCCGCCGAGGTTCAATCCGACGGCCCGGGTCGCCGAGCGGATCGCCACGCTGGACCTTCTCTCCGACGGGCGGGTGGATTTCGGCACGGGCGAGTCCACCACCCCCACCGAGCTGGGCGGGTTCGGCGTGGAGCGCTCCGACAAACGGGACCAGTGGGCGGAGGCGGTGGACGCCGTCGCCCGGATGTTCGTCGAGGAGCCCTTCGCCGGATGCGAGGGCAAGTACGTTTCCGCTCCGGTCCGCAATGTGCTGCCCAAGCCCCGGCAGAAGCCACATCCGCCGATGTGGATGGCCTGCGGAAACCGGGACGCGATCCGCATCGCGGCCGCCAAGGGGCTCGGCGCGCTGAACTTCTCCTTCTTCGGACCGGCCGAGACCAAGACATGGGTCGACGCCTACTACTCGGGCATCGAGTCGGCGGACTGCGTACCCGCGGGGTTCGCGGTCAACGCGCAGATCGCCGCGACCATTCCGATGTTCTGCCACCAGGACGAGACCACGGCGGTGGAACGCTCCGTCGACGGCGTGCAGTTCTTCAACTTCGGCCTCGGCTTCTACGCGGGCTTCGGCACCGCTGCACCGGGCCGCACCCGGCTGTGGGAGGAGTTCCAGCGCGACCGCGACAAGCGTGGCATGGGCCGCTCCTCCTTCGGCAAGCCCGGTATGCCGCTGGGCAATCCGGCCCGGGGCGCGGTGGGCACTCCGCGCCAGATACGCGACTTCCTGCGGCTGCACGAGGAGGCCGGACTGGACCAGGCGATCTTCCTCGTCCAGGGCGGTGGCACCCGGCACGAGCACATCTGCGAGTCGCTGGAGCTCTTCGCCAACGAGGTGATGCCCGAGTTCAAGGAGCGCGATGAGACCGCCGAACGGCTGAAGGCGGCCCGGCTCCGGCCCGCCATCGATGCCGCCATGGCCCGGCGCGAGCCGCCACGGACGGCCGACCCCGACTACATCATCCCCGCCCGTAGCCAGAGCTGA